One segment of Anopheles stephensi strain Indian chromosome 3, UCI_ANSTEP_V1.0, whole genome shotgun sequence DNA contains the following:
- the LOC118512239 gene encoding uncharacterized protein LOC118512239, whose product MTMEQQPDSVSVAAAAAGACGQSTHGRPSSDRMSKAATAPRTSSADGSCRFSWFLSLRRKRSSSATTVVVAATSHHSKQQNASGAGAVKDELFTSDENNQHEGGSVFYTLRKRFQKKFTSVKVKAFEPTVAGTLLGAPSNANTTASVNTACSDSASRCNGATQDRLPSDTGPMNGSDFARIVIERHTQNPIRFSSPNNANLPVIMSSRDTEPNTVDDRRLPPPQPPAPSVNASSVSAPAERMTAAEMDNMMAHMRFDLLQYGWYWGKLTRLAAQKRLAQQVNGTFLVRDSQTEKHQFTVSFRSSGITLHCRIDFENNYWSFSGLTTPTTYQTMVELIQDTMKKSEYGVIGYVKQDTTLMPPFPVRLIRPINRFYEVSSLQHLCRFIIRQKIDAKSIAQLPLPEKLKEYVEAHYYDL is encoded by the exons ATGACAATGGAGCAGCAGCCAGACAGCGTcagcgtagcagcagcagcagcgggagCCTGTGGACAAAGCACCCACGGACGGCCCAGCTCCGACCGAATGTCGAAAGCGGCCACTGCTCCCCGCACATCATCGGCGGACGGAAGCTGTCGGTTCAGTTGGTTCTTGTCGCTCCGCCGGAAGCGGTCATCCTCTGCCACAaccgtggtggtggcggccaCATCCCACCACAGCAAGCAGCAGAACGCGAGTGGTGCGGGAGCTGTCAAGGATGAATTGTTTACCAGCGATGAAAACAATCAACACGAAGGGGGCAGCGTATTTTACACGCTGCGTAAACGGTTCCAGAAGAAATTTACCTCGGTCAAGGTGAAAGCATTCGAGCCGACCGTAGCCGGCACACTACTGGGGGCGCCATCGAACGCCAACACGACCGCCAGCGTAAACACGGCCTGCAGCGATTCGGCAAGCCGCTGCAATGGCGCGACGCAGGACCGACTGCCGAGCGATACGGGACCGATGAATGGGAGTGATTTTGCACGCATTGTAATCGAACGGCACACCCAGAACCCGATACGCTTTTCGTCACCCAACAATGCTAACCTGCCTGTGATAATGAGCAGTAGAGATACTGAACCAAATACGGTGGACGATCGAAGACTACCGCCACCACAACCGCCAGCACCGTCGGTGAATGCATCATCCGTTAGCGCGCCCGCCGAGAGGATGACGGCCGCCGAGATGGACAACATGATGGCACATATGCGCTTCGATCTGCTACAGTACGGCTGGTACTGGGGCAAACTCACCCGGTTGGCGGCACAAAAGCGGCTGGCCCAGCAGGTCAACGGGACGTTTCTGGTGCGAGATTCACAGACCGAAAAGCACCAGTTCACGGTCAGCTTTCGAAGCTCCGGCATTACGTTGCACTGTCGAATTGATTTTGAAAACAACTATTG GTCATTTTCTGGCTTAACGACACCTACGACGTACCAAACGATGGTCGAACTAATACAGGACACGATGAAAAAGTCCGAGTACGGGGTGATAGGCTACGTAAAGCAGGACACCACGCTAATGCCACCGTTTCCAGTCCGGCTTATCAGGCCAATCAATCGGTTCTATGAAGTTTCCTCCCTGCAGCATTTATGCCGGTTTATTATACGGCAAAAAATTGATGCCAAATCCATCGCCCAGCTGCCCCTACCGGAAAAGCTGAAGGAATACGTAGAGGCGCACTACTACGATCTCTAG
- the LOC118512238 gene encoding uncharacterized protein LOC118512238 → MDVLEAVLAKLEEGDYKSAVDIIADPANDASIKLQSMELVSLIASHLTDETAENKPDLYATTETILNRVAQKCSPPEVLYELMEKMRITTSDEVFTSVLKAIQVSVLRLPAKRARCLEWVFQTIIDYLDKIALPDVLNKDMDEREEDLLECEESIRRLLQLYITLLLFLEPIVKHLGKSTAVSSTFFDSSLTQKNALIVFLLRLMGKLFPFLHLQRTEQPRKTLRRPAKLPAGKSYSIQVAEDMVRSFTTLVKDPLFLLPYGQKRSTIQCKPKETDSDEKSNNDCFLYHETYTTEGFAVLYYLLLSEDLLPATVPQIYERRYIFEMGLRYVVILLSGERTVVYFKGIRLAQALVRLVKGLQLSARDLEAQIHTTFCERFVRALERSASVRSREVGITVLTDYIHTFDDEGRYMIVSHLLKTFEDDSVRAYAINVYKDLISNDMRNKLEQEPLVRWYSGDTLKDMLTGHICVLKQGVKTDLLDNSYSITSALVRIVGSVENGSIQP, encoded by the exons ATGGATGTTCTTGAGGCGGTTCTAGCTAAGCTGGAGGAGGGTGATTACAAATCGGCCGTTGATATCATAGCGGACCCGGCAAACGATGCGTCGATAAAGCTTCAATCGATGGAGCTAGTGTCGCTCATCGCCAGCCATTTAACCGATGAAACTGCGGAAAATAAACCCGACCTGTATGCTACGACGGAAACGATACTGAATCGGGTGGCACAAAAATGCAGCCCGCCGGAAGTGTTGTACGAATTGATGGAAAAAATGCGCATCACCACGAGCGATGAAGTGTTCACCAGCGTACTGAAGGCGATACAGGTGTCCGTGCTACGACTGCCGGCCAAGCGTGCCCGCTGTCTGGAATGGGTTTTCCAAACCATCATTGACTATCTGGACAAAATAGCTCTGCCCGACGTGCTCAACAAAGATATGGACGAACGCGAGGAAGATCTGCTGGAATGTGAAGAATCGATCCGAAGATTGCTGCAGCTATACATCACGCTGCTGCTCTTTCTCGAACCGATCGTTAAACATCTGGGCAAGTCGACTGCTGTAAGCAGTACGTTCTTCGACTCAAGTCTAACGCAGAAGAATGCGTTGATCGTGTTTTTGCTCCGGCTGATGGGAAAACTGTTCCCCTTTCTCCATCTTCAAAGAACCGAGCAACCGCGTAAAACTTTGCGCCGTCCTGCCAAATTGCCAG CCGGTAAAAGCTACTCGATCCAGGTGGCGGAGGATATGGTCAGATCGTTTACGACGCTCGTTAAAGATCCACTGTTTCTACTGCCGTATGGCCAAAAGCGCAGCACCATCCAGTGCAAGCCGAAGGAAACCGATTCCGacgaaaaatcaaacaacgaCTGCTTTCTGTACCACGAAACGTACACGACGGAGGGATTTGCCGTGCTGTACTATCTGCTGCTGAGCGAAGACTTACTACCGGCAACGGTTCCCCAGATTTACGAGCGTCGGTACATTTTCGAAATGGGATTGCGCTACGTTGTGATTTTGCTGAGCGGCGAACGTACGGTGGTGTACTTCAAGGGTATCCGATTGGCTCAAGCATTGGTTCGGTTGGTAAAGGGCCTTCAGCTTTCTGCACGCGACCTGGAGGCACAAATTCACACTACGTTCTGCGAACGGTTTGTGCGCGCTTTGGAAAGGTCGGCAAGCGTGCGCAGCCGAGAGGTTGGCATAACCGTGCTAACCGATTACATTCACACGTTTGACGACGAAGGACGGTACATGATTGTGTCCCATCTGCTTAAAACGTTCGAGGATGATTCGGTACGAGCTTATGCGATCAACGTGTACAAGGATTTGATAAGTAACGATATGCGGAACAAGCTGGAGCAAGAACCGCTCGTCCGATGGTACAGTGGGGACACGTTGAAAGACATGCTTACTGGGCACATATGTGTGCTGAAGCAGGGCGTTAAGACGGATCTTCTAGACAACAGCTATAGCATTACAAGCGCGCTTGTCCGCATTGTGGGTTCTGTTGAAAACGGATCGATCCAACCGTAG
- the LOC118512240 gene encoding LOW QUALITY PROTEIN: ubiquinone biosynthesis protein COQ9, mitochondrial (The sequence of the model RefSeq protein was modified relative to this genomic sequence to represent the inferred CDS: deleted 1 base in 1 codon) translates to MFPRAIVLFRHSSYSLGRNALSNSRAIVQTDSAKHVTTIPARYFGITGTVQRANESFDDFRAREERKEQEYAKQQQQQQATGAGSSSSSTSHTDSFSSTMDDPQSVDPAVERTKEMILDAALGFVQSHGWSKQAIAKGAEAVNYPSVSHGLFPRGGIELVHHFYKQCNLKLIDHLKQETAEVEKVANPSDFARKAIEFRLRLLEPYLKYWPQALGLMALPPNAPHSLANVLTLVDDICYYAGDRSVDFNWYTRRIGLACIYKTTELYMLQDASAGFEKTWKFLERRMEEASLVHEFLVKSEDATHHLQNAVGSAFTTARNILGLNFDRR, encoded by the exons ATGTTTCCCCGTGCAATCGTCCTTTTTCGTCACTCTTCCTACAGTTTAG GTAGAAACGCGCTATCAAATTCAAGGGCGATCGTGCAGACAGACTCCGCCAAGCATGTAACGACGATTCCTGCCAGGTACTTTGGCATTACTGGCACGGTCCAGCGAGCCAACGAAAGCTTCGACGATTTCCGTGCCCGTGAAGAGAGGAAAGAGCAGGAATATgcaaagcaacagcagcaacagcaggcaACTGGTGCCGGCAGCAGTTCCAGCAGCACCTCACATACCGACTCATTTTCATCCACAATGGACGACCCCCAATCGGTGGATCCTGCCGTGGAGCGTACAAAGGAAATGATCCTGGATGCGGCGTTA GGTTTCGTGCAATCACACGGCTGGTCGAAACAGGCCATTGCCAAGGGAGCGGAAGCAGTGAACTATCCCAGCGTAAGCCATGGGCTATTTCCACGGGGTGGAATTGAGCTTGTGCACCACTTCTACAAGCAGTGCAATCTAAAACTCATCGACCACCTCAAACAAGAGACGGCGGAGGTGGAAAAGGTCGCCAACCCATCGGACTTTGCCCGCAAAGCGATCGAGTTTCGGCTTCGGCTGCTCGAACCGTACCTGAAGTATTGGCCACAGGCACTCGGACTGATGGCGCTGCCACCGAACGCACCGCACTCGCTGGCCAACGTGCTGACGCTGGTGGACGACATTTGTTACTATGCCGGGGATCGCTCGGTTGAT TTCAACTGGTACACACGACGCATTGGGCTAGCGTGCATCTACAAAACCACGGAACTGTACATGCTGCAAGACGCATCGGCGGGATTCGAAAAAACGTGGAAATTTCTCGAGCGCCGTATGGAAGAGGCTAGCTTAGTGCACGAGTTTCTGGTCAAATCGGAAGATGCCACGCATCATCTGCAAAATGCCGTCGGTTCGGCTTTCACAACG GCGCGCAACATTCTTGGCCTAAACTTTGACCGACGATGA